Proteins encoded within one genomic window of Bradyrhizobium sp. AZCC 1719:
- a CDS encoding homospermidine synthase: MSPSAPIHAKISGPIVMIGFGSIGKGTLPLIERHFDYDKSRFVIIDPHEDGELAKQHGVRFIKQAVTRDNYREVLVPLLTAGGGQGFCVNLSVDTSSVDIMTLCREIGALYIDTVVEPWHGFYFDKAIGPERRSNYALRETLLAAKHKSPGGTTAVSTCGANPGMVSWFVKQALLDIARDTGVEVNEPKSREGWGQLAQKLGVKGIHIAERDTQRSKKPKLMNMFVNTWSVEGFVSEGMQPAELGWGTHEKWMPDNGRQHTEGCGAAIYLLQPGANTRVRSWCPTPGAQYGFLVTHNESISIADYFTVRDGTKVVYRPTCHYAYHPANDAVLSLHEMFGATGKMQPKWHILDENEIEDGIDELGVLVYGHGKNAYWYGSQLSIEETRRIAPYQNATGLQVSSAVLAGMVWALENPEAGIVEADEMDFRRCLEIQMPYLGPVKGFYTDWTPLSDRPGLFPEDIDTSDPWQFRNVLVR, from the coding sequence ATGAGCCCGTCCGCGCCAATCCATGCGAAAATTTCCGGCCCGATCGTCATGATCGGCTTCGGCTCGATCGGCAAGGGCACGCTGCCCCTGATCGAACGCCATTTCGATTATGACAAGTCGCGTTTCGTCATCATCGACCCGCATGAGGATGGCGAACTGGCCAAGCAGCACGGCGTGCGCTTCATCAAGCAGGCGGTGACCCGCGACAATTACCGCGAGGTCTTGGTGCCGCTACTGACCGCCGGCGGCGGCCAGGGCTTTTGCGTCAACCTGTCGGTCGATACCTCGTCCGTCGACATCATGACGCTGTGCCGCGAGATCGGCGCGCTCTACATCGATACCGTCGTGGAGCCGTGGCACGGCTTCTATTTCGACAAGGCGATTGGCCCCGAGAGGCGCTCCAATTATGCGCTGCGCGAGACGCTGCTGGCGGCCAAGCACAAGAGCCCGGGCGGCACCACCGCGGTCTCCACCTGCGGCGCCAATCCCGGCATGGTGTCCTGGTTCGTCAAGCAGGCGCTGCTCGACATCGCCCGCGACACCGGCGTTGAGGTCAATGAGCCGAAGAGCCGCGAAGGCTGGGGCCAGCTCGCGCAAAAACTCGGCGTCAAGGGCATCCACATTGCCGAGCGCGACACGCAGCGTTCCAAGAAGCCGAAGCTGATGAACATGTTCGTCAACACCTGGTCGGTCGAAGGCTTCGTCTCCGAAGGCATGCAGCCGGCCGAGCTCGGCTGGGGCACGCATGAGAAATGGATGCCGGACAACGGCCGGCAGCACACCGAGGGCTGTGGCGCGGCGATCTATCTCTTGCAGCCCGGTGCCAACACGCGCGTCCGCTCCTGGTGCCCGACGCCAGGCGCGCAGTACGGCTTCCTTGTCACCCATAACGAGTCGATCTCGATCGCGGATTATTTCACGGTGCGCGATGGAACGAAGGTGGTCTACCGCCCGACCTGCCATTACGCCTACCACCCGGCGAATGACGCCGTGCTGTCGCTGCACGAGATGTTCGGCGCAACCGGCAAGATGCAGCCGAAGTGGCACATCCTCGACGAGAACGAGATCGAGGACGGCATCGACGAGCTCGGCGTGCTGGTCTACGGCCACGGCAAGAACGCCTATTGGTACGGCTCGCAGCTCTCGATCGAGGAAACCCGCCGCATCGCGCCCTACCAGAACGCCACCGGCCTGCAGGTGTCCTCGGCCGTGCTGGCCGGCATGGTGTGGGCGCTGGAAAACCCCGAGGCCGGCATCGTCGAGGCCGACGAGATGGATTTCCGCCGCTGCCTGGAAATCCAGATGCCGTATCTCGGCCCGGTGAAGGGATTTTACACCGACTGGACGCCGCTGTCGGACCGGCCCGGCCTGTTCCCGGAGGATATCGACACGTCGGATCCCTGGCAGTTCAGGAACGTGCTGGTGCGGTAA
- a CDS encoding ABC transporter ATP-binding protein: MALSLAIEGLDAGYGAVKALRGVTLHVEAGETVALLGTNGNGKSTLMKCVMGLVRPDSGRLALSIDGVAHDLTKLSPEAIVDLGVALVPEGRRLFPKLTVTENLMLGAFRKMARSVIQQNLTLVFDTFPVLKERRSQLAGTMSGGQQQMLAIARALMSSPRLLLIDEPSVGLSPLLVSQTIAKIGELKQRVGLTVLMAEQNFNQAIRIADRGYIIVHGEIAVAAQSVDELKANDIVKRLYLGGVA; encoded by the coding sequence TTGGCACTTAGCCTTGCCATCGAAGGCCTCGATGCTGGCTACGGGGCCGTCAAGGCGCTGCGCGGCGTCACGCTGCATGTCGAGGCCGGCGAGACCGTGGCCTTGCTCGGCACCAACGGCAACGGCAAGAGCACGCTGATGAAGTGCGTCATGGGCCTGGTGCGCCCGGATAGCGGCCGGCTTGCGCTGTCGATCGACGGCGTGGCGCATGACCTGACAAAGCTCTCGCCCGAGGCGATCGTCGATCTCGGCGTGGCGCTGGTGCCGGAGGGGCGGCGGCTGTTTCCCAAGCTGACGGTGACGGAAAACCTGATGCTCGGCGCGTTCAGGAAAATGGCCCGCAGCGTCATCCAGCAGAATCTCACACTCGTCTTCGACACCTTTCCGGTGCTGAAGGAGCGGCGCAGCCAACTCGCCGGCACCATGTCCGGCGGACAGCAGCAGATGCTGGCGATTGCGCGCGCGCTGATGTCGTCGCCGCGGCTATTGCTGATCGATGAGCCGTCGGTCGGGCTGTCGCCGCTATTGGTGTCGCAGACCATTGCGAAGATCGGCGAGCTCAAGCAGCGCGTCGGCCTGACGGTGCTGATGGCGGAGCAGAATTTCAACCAGGCGATCCGGATCGCCGACCGCGGCTACATCATCGTTCACGGCGAGATCGCGGTGGCTGCGCAGTCGGTCGATGAATTGAAGGCCAACGATATCGTCAAGCGGCTCTATCTCGGTGGCGTCGCGTAG
- a CDS encoding ABC transporter ATP-binding protein, producing the protein MNTAALDAPLLQVGTLTKTFGGFTALDNISVDIRKGERFGLIGPNGSGKTTLINCISGALKPQVGSVVFCGEDITQLPPHLRARRGIARSFQIPRPFRSMTVLENLMVGLDFAAAGSAAAEEEIAMSILTRMGLASKAGAASDTLSQVELRKMELARAMAVRPKLLISDEAMAGLSSSEVDEVLDLLISLGDEDITIIMIEHIMQAVMRFSERVMCLDAGKIIALGAPSEVMANKRVQEAYLGT; encoded by the coding sequence ATGAATACAGCAGCCCTCGACGCACCCCTGCTGCAGGTGGGGACTCTGACAAAGACCTTCGGCGGCTTCACCGCGCTCGACAATATCAGCGTCGATATCCGAAAGGGCGAACGGTTCGGCCTGATCGGCCCGAACGGCTCGGGCAAGACCACGCTGATCAACTGCATCTCCGGGGCGTTGAAGCCGCAGGTCGGAAGCGTGGTGTTCTGCGGCGAGGACATCACGCAATTGCCGCCGCACTTACGCGCGCGCCGCGGCATCGCCCGCAGCTTCCAGATTCCGCGGCCGTTCAGGAGCATGACGGTGCTGGAAAACCTCATGGTCGGGCTCGACTTCGCTGCCGCGGGTTCAGCCGCGGCGGAGGAAGAAATCGCGATGTCGATCCTGACGCGGATGGGGCTGGCCTCGAAAGCCGGCGCCGCGAGCGATACGCTGAGCCAGGTGGAGCTGCGCAAGATGGAGCTCGCCCGCGCGATGGCCGTGCGTCCGAAGCTTTTGATTTCGGACGAGGCGATGGCCGGGCTGTCGTCTTCCGAAGTCGATGAGGTGCTGGATCTGCTGATCAGTCTTGGCGACGAAGACATCACCATCATCATGATCGAGCACATCATGCAGGCGGTGATGCGCTTTTCGGAACGGGTGATGTGTCTCGACGCGGGAAAAATCATCGCGCTCGGCGCACCCAGCGAGGTGATGGCCAACAAGCGGGTGCAGGAGGCCTATCTTGGCACTTAG
- a CDS encoding branched-chain amino acid ABC transporter permease yields MNKRSHSIAFWAAVAVFLVAVLSMTQIVRNEYPFFAGYVILQFIALAVAWSILGGYAGYVNFGTNAFFGVGVYTAVALFKATGAPLVVQIAAAAVVGMTLGFGVGLLTLRMRGIFFSIATIALAIIIETFVMNWRFVGGAAGIQIQRPPVMAPFDSYVKMLFFVQAVLVVIAIAIARYVQNSRIGRGLQALRDDELAAECTGVPTLKLKLIACMISGALISAAGAPAAMYLQYADPSSAFNLSYSVSALAMALIGGTAHWIGPVLGAILLGSTQQLLAVTISSEVNVLVLGIMLVLFVVGAPKGIIGLLRPRYRLRAGGKQ; encoded by the coding sequence ATGAACAAGCGCAGCCACAGCATCGCATTCTGGGCCGCCGTCGCCGTCTTCCTGGTCGCCGTGTTGTCGATGACGCAGATCGTCCGCAACGAATATCCGTTTTTTGCCGGCTACGTGATCCTGCAGTTTATCGCGCTTGCGGTTGCCTGGAGCATCCTCGGCGGCTATGCCGGCTACGTCAATTTCGGCACCAACGCCTTTTTCGGCGTCGGCGTCTACACGGCGGTAGCCCTGTTCAAGGCGACAGGCGCGCCGCTCGTGGTGCAGATCGCAGCCGCCGCCGTCGTCGGCATGACGCTCGGCTTTGGCGTTGGCCTCCTCACGTTGCGGATGCGCGGCATCTTCTTCTCGATCGCGACGATTGCGCTAGCGATCATCATCGAGACCTTTGTGATGAACTGGCGGTTCGTCGGTGGCGCGGCCGGCATCCAGATCCAGCGGCCGCCGGTGATGGCGCCGTTCGACAGCTATGTGAAGATGCTGTTTTTCGTGCAGGCCGTCCTGGTCGTCATCGCAATCGCGATCGCGCGCTACGTTCAGAATTCCCGGATCGGCCGCGGCCTGCAGGCGCTCAGGGACGATGAGCTCGCGGCCGAATGCACGGGCGTGCCGACGCTGAAATTGAAGCTGATCGCCTGCATGATCTCGGGCGCCCTGATTTCCGCAGCCGGCGCGCCCGCCGCCATGTACCTGCAATATGCCGATCCATCCTCGGCGTTCAACCTGAGCTACTCGGTCTCGGCGCTGGCGATGGCGCTGATCGGCGGCACCGCACACTGGATCGGCCCGGTGCTAGGGGCCATCCTGCTCGGCTCGACGCAGCAGCTCCTCGCCGTGACCATCTCCTCGGAGGTCAACGTGCTGGTGCTCGGCATCATGCTGGTGCTGTTCGTGGTCGGCGCGCCAAAGGGCATCATTGGGCTGTTGCGGCCGCGCTACCGTCTGCGCGCGGGAGGCAAGCAATGA
- a CDS encoding branched-chain amino acid ABC transporter permease codes for MDLLLGAVVLGVLLGCFYAAVSVGLSVSFGLLDVPHVAHPAFLVLASYGVYQLNESYDIDPLLAGLAITPLFFLFGLLAYRVYYETFERRGSDAAVRGIAFFFGIAFIIEVLIILQFGVDQRSVSATYIGKSWRFGEFRIPIRQLVAFAVALALTVLLAVYLSKTFMGRAIRAVAQDEEALRLMGANPVRIKQFAFGIATAVLGIAGALLIIVAPVEPTLDRAYIGRTFCVVVMAGLGSISGTLIAAIILGVAESIVLTLFGASWAPAISFAMLLGVLAVRPQGLLGR; via the coding sequence ATGGACCTGCTGCTTGGGGCAGTAGTGCTTGGCGTGCTGCTCGGCTGTTTCTATGCAGCCGTCAGCGTTGGCTTGTCCGTTTCGTTCGGCTTGCTCGACGTTCCCCACGTCGCGCATCCGGCGTTCCTGGTGCTGGCGTCCTATGGCGTGTACCAGCTCAACGAGAGCTACGACATCGACCCGCTGCTGGCGGGCCTCGCCATCACGCCGCTGTTCTTCCTGTTCGGCCTGCTCGCCTACCGCGTCTACTACGAAACCTTCGAGCGGCGCGGCAGCGACGCGGCCGTCCGTGGCATTGCGTTCTTCTTCGGCATCGCCTTCATCATCGAGGTGTTGATCATCCTGCAATTCGGCGTCGACCAGCGCTCGGTTTCCGCGACCTATATCGGCAAGTCGTGGCGGTTCGGCGAGTTTCGGATACCGATCCGGCAACTGGTGGCGTTCGCGGTGGCGCTGGCGCTGACGGTGCTGCTTGCCGTGTATCTGTCGAAGACCTTCATGGGCCGCGCGATCCGCGCGGTCGCGCAGGACGAGGAGGCGCTGCGGCTGATGGGCGCCAATCCGGTCCGCATCAAGCAATTTGCCTTCGGCATCGCCACCGCCGTGCTTGGCATCGCCGGCGCGCTGCTGATCATCGTGGCGCCGGTCGAGCCGACGCTGGATCGCGCCTATATCGGGCGGACCTTCTGCGTCGTCGTCATGGCCGGGCTCGGCAGCATCAGCGGCACGCTGATCGCCGCCATCATCCTCGGCGTCGCCGAATCCATCGTGCTGACGTTGTTCGGAGCCTCCTGGGCGCCGGCGATCTCGTTCGCAATGCTGCTCGGCGTGCTCGCCGTCCGGCCGCAAGGTCTGCTCGGCCGATGA